One genomic segment of Synechocystis sp. LKSZ1 includes these proteins:
- a CDS encoding photosystem II reaction center protein Ycf12 gives MELIAALNLEPIFQLTFVSLIMIAGPAIVFVLAFRGGDL, from the coding sequence ATGGAGTTAATAGCCGCCCTTAATTTAGAACCCATTTTCCAATTGACCTTTGTTTCTCTGATTATGATCGCTGGCCCTGCCATTGTTTTCGTGCTTGCTTTTCGGGGTGGCGACCTGTAG